A portion of the Stigmatella aurantiaca DW4/3-1 genome contains these proteins:
- a CDS encoding sigma-54-dependent transcriptional regulator, giving the protein MKIRALVADDDNAMRYTLRGILDDLGMEVDEAPHGVAALERIRQESYHLLISDLRMPHMDGLELLRHLTGSLPKVILITAHGSERHAVEAMKAGAYDYFHKPFEVDELVAVIQRAVSAVRLELENERLAGELNLSRSLLFESKAMSRLAMLIQRVAPRDVTVLIHGESGTGKERIAEALVRASGRAHKPFVRFNCAALTPELAESELFGHAKGAFTGAHRSRAGLFREADGGTLLLDEIGEMDPSTQAKLLRVLQEGELRPVGEDRSVPVNVRILCATHRDLSQLVTQGRFREDLYYRLKVVQLEVPPLRERPEDIPLLARHFLQRASQRLGVTRHEPSSALLARLQAYSWPGNVRQLENALESLIVLSPPEELDLDLLPTGNLPTPEAHPAPKSLKLLTEAFERAQIEQALRTAGGNRTQAARNLSISRASLHEKLRKYGLVSREDLEHDEGPEGEGSSS; this is encoded by the coding sequence GCATCCTCGATGACCTCGGCATGGAGGTCGACGAGGCCCCCCATGGCGTGGCCGCGCTCGAGCGGATCCGCCAGGAGAGCTACCACCTGCTCATCAGTGATTTGCGCATGCCGCACATGGATGGGCTGGAGCTGCTGCGCCACCTCACGGGCTCGCTTCCCAAGGTCATCCTCATCACCGCCCACGGCTCCGAGCGCCATGCCGTGGAGGCCATGAAGGCGGGCGCCTACGACTACTTCCACAAGCCCTTCGAGGTGGACGAGCTGGTGGCGGTCATCCAGCGCGCCGTCAGCGCGGTGCGGCTGGAGCTGGAGAACGAGCGGCTCGCGGGGGAGCTGAACCTCTCGCGCTCCCTGCTCTTCGAATCCAAGGCGATGAGCCGCCTGGCCATGCTCATCCAGCGCGTGGCGCCCCGGGATGTCACCGTCCTCATCCACGGGGAGAGCGGCACCGGCAAGGAGCGCATCGCCGAGGCCCTGGTGCGCGCCTCGGGCCGGGCCCACAAGCCCTTCGTGCGCTTCAACTGCGCGGCGCTGACCCCGGAGCTGGCCGAGAGCGAGCTCTTCGGCCACGCCAAGGGGGCCTTCACCGGCGCGCACCGCTCCCGGGCCGGCCTGTTCCGGGAGGCGGACGGGGGCACGCTCCTGCTCGATGAGATCGGCGAGATGGACCCGTCCACCCAGGCCAAGCTGCTCCGGGTGCTCCAGGAAGGAGAGCTGCGCCCCGTGGGCGAGGATCGCTCCGTCCCGGTCAATGTCCGCATCCTCTGCGCCACCCACCGGGATCTCTCCCAGCTCGTCACCCAGGGACGGTTCCGGGAGGACCTCTACTACCGGCTGAAGGTGGTGCAGTTGGAGGTGCCCCCGCTCCGGGAGCGTCCCGAGGACATCCCCCTGCTGGCCCGGCACTTTCTCCAGCGCGCCAGCCAGCGCCTGGGGGTCACCCGCCACGAGCCCTCATCGGCGCTGTTGGCGCGCCTCCAGGCCTACTCCTGGCCCGGCAACGTCCGGCAGTTGGAGAACGCGCTGGAGAGCTTGATCGTCCTCTCGCCCCCGGAGGAGCTCGACCTGGACCTGCTCCCCACGGGGAACCTGCCCACCCCGGAGGCGCACCCCGCGCCCAAGAGCCTCAAGCTGCTGACCGAGGCCTTCGAGCGGGCGCAGATCGAACAGGCGCTCCGGACCGCGGGCGGCAACCGGACCCAGGCAGCGCGCAACCTGAGCATCAGCCGCGCCTCGCTGCACGAGAAGCTTCGCAAGTACGGCCTGGTCTCGCGCGAGGACCTCGAGCACGACGAGGGGCCGGAGGGCGAAGGCTCCTCCAGCTAA